The Flavobacterium piscisymbiosum genome includes a region encoding these proteins:
- a CDS encoding TonB-dependent receptor gives MKYTTLKTYRFLFTISLLFSVFCSFAQQNFGKIKGTITTSEGDAAAGVNIILKSSKYVTTTNDDGTFELNRVRANTYTLQISLTGYETTEQEVIVAESETSTINLQLKVSNKELHEVVVNGKKSILSKKTDYVARMPLKNLENPQVYSVIQKELLQEQIAVDIRSAVVNAPGVTTKIYPSGGLEISFRGFSTGVNARNGMENMTGRSSISIDNAERIEVLKGPSGTLFGSSVSSFGGVVNLVTKKPFEGKKTEVSYTGGSFGLNRLALDINTPLTQDNKVLFRLNTSVNTEKSFLDYGFNKTLLIAPSIIYKATDKLTLSIDTEVYNVNNTRPTYGRSYAPGITNPTDLKIDYRKSLFHDDLDAKTSSSKVFVQAEYQLAENWKSTTLYSFIDENVDRSYQYYTLWSSPTEVQRSVSRFGPISNQFTNIQENINGQFSTGSIKHKLLLGVNYRFSKGTFNYGATPVLDTIDVTKPFAPIRKKQVDAALSQLTWPVPDEQIFSVYASDVISFTDRLSAMLSLRLDNFVQKKLVDVEGYNQTALSPKLGLVYEVVKDQVSLFGNYMNGFQNSGPVNQPDGSLLILKPVYANQYEGGVKVEAFNKKLSTTLSYYNITIDNATRTTPDGFSIQDGKQVSKGLDFEFIANPVEGLNTMIGYAYNDNRIIKSSDETIEGNKASSAPENVVNFWLSYKFQNKLKDLGVGFGGNYVDKQYKFEDESFYVPSYSVYNATVFYDRPTWRIGVKFNNISNKEYWDSYGMAQTPSNILVNLTLKF, from the coding sequence ATGAAATATACTACTCTGAAAACCTATCGTTTTCTATTCACAATCAGCTTACTATTCTCGGTTTTTTGTTCATTTGCACAACAAAATTTCGGAAAAATAAAAGGTACAATAACAACTTCTGAAGGCGACGCGGCTGCCGGTGTAAATATTATTCTAAAAAGCTCCAAATACGTTACAACTACCAATGATGACGGGACTTTTGAACTAAACAGAGTAAGAGCGAATACTTATACGCTACAAATATCTCTAACGGGTTACGAAACTACTGAACAGGAAGTTATTGTAGCAGAAAGTGAAACCTCAACCATTAATCTTCAACTGAAAGTTTCTAATAAGGAATTACACGAAGTTGTGGTAAATGGAAAGAAAAGCATCTTATCTAAAAAAACAGATTACGTCGCAAGAATGCCGCTAAAAAATCTGGAAAATCCGCAGGTTTACAGCGTGATTCAGAAAGAACTTTTGCAGGAACAAATTGCTGTTGACATTAGGAGCGCAGTTGTAAATGCACCTGGTGTAACCACAAAAATTTATCCATCAGGCGGACTTGAAATTTCTTTCAGAGGATTTAGTACAGGTGTTAATGCCCGAAACGGAATGGAAAACATGACAGGCCGAAGCTCTATTTCTATTGATAATGCAGAACGTATCGAAGTGCTAAAAGGACCATCAGGAACTTTATTCGGATCTTCTGTTTCGTCTTTTGGAGGGGTTGTAAATTTAGTTACCAAAAAACCTTTTGAAGGTAAAAAAACAGAAGTATCTTATACTGGAGGAAGTTTTGGATTGAACAGACTTGCGCTTGATATTAATACTCCGTTAACACAGGATAATAAAGTATTGTTTCGATTAAACACATCAGTAAATACTGAAAAAAGTTTCTTAGACTATGGTTTTAATAAAACATTGCTGATTGCGCCAAGTATTATTTATAAAGCAACAGATAAACTAACCTTAAGTATTGATACTGAAGTCTACAATGTAAACAACACACGCCCTACTTACGGACGTTCTTATGCTCCGGGAATTACAAACCCAACAGATTTAAAGATAGACTACAGAAAAAGTTTATTTCACGATGATCTTGATGCCAAAACCTCATCGTCAAAAGTTTTTGTTCAGGCAGAATATCAATTGGCAGAAAACTGGAAATCTACCACACTTTACTCTTTTATAGACGAAAATGTAGATCGCAGTTATCAGTATTATACCTTATGGAGTTCGCCAACAGAAGTACAAAGAAGTGTATCCCGTTTTGGACCAATATCCAATCAGTTTACCAATATACAAGAAAACATTAATGGCCAGTTTTCTACCGGAAGCATCAAACATAAATTATTGTTAGGTGTAAATTACAGATTTTCAAAAGGTACTTTTAATTATGGTGCAACACCGGTTCTGGACACTATTGATGTAACAAAACCTTTTGCGCCTATTCGAAAAAAACAAGTTGACGCTGCTTTGTCTCAACTTACATGGCCAGTTCCGGACGAGCAAATATTTAGTGTTTATGCCTCAGATGTGATCAGTTTTACAGATCGTTTATCGGCCATGTTAAGTCTTCGTCTGGACAACTTCGTTCAGAAAAAACTTGTAGATGTCGAAGGATATAACCAAACTGCTTTATCGCCAAAATTAGGTTTGGTTTATGAAGTGGTTAAAGATCAGGTTTCTTTATTTGGAAATTACATGAATGGTTTTCAAAATTCAGGTCCGGTAAATCAGCCAGACGGAAGCTTGTTAATCTTAAAACCAGTTTATGCCAACCAATATGAGGGAGGTGTAAAAGTAGAAGCATTCAATAAAAAATTAAGCACTACATTAAGTTATTACAACATTACTATCGATAATGCGACAAGAACAACTCCTGACGGATTTAGTATTCAGGATGGTAAACAAGTCAGTAAAGGTCTGGATTTCGAATTTATTGCTAATCCTGTCGAAGGTTTAAACACTATGATTGGTTATGCTTATAATGATAATCGTATCATAAAATCTTCAGATGAAACTATCGAAGGAAACAAAGCCAGTAGTGCCCCGGAGAATGTGGTTAACTTTTGGCTTTCTTATAAATTTCAAAACAAACTAAAAGATTTAGGTGTTGGTTTTGGAGGTAACTATGTAGACAAACAATATAAATTTGAAGATGAAAGCTTCTACGTTCCTTCTTATTCTGTTTATAATGCAACTGTATTTTATGACAGACCAACATGGAGAATTGGTGTTAAATTTAATAACATCAGCAACAAAGAATATTGGGACTCATATGGAATGGCACAAACTCCATCAAACATATTAGTAAATTTAACCTTGAAATTTTAA
- a CDS encoding MFS transporter yields MILPFLKKIQNTPRGFRIANTVFFFLSGFGYSSWVSRIPHIKAQLNLSEAEFGTVLFAFPIGLMLTMPFTGRLLNKYSSRYVMLLGAVMFNIVLALPGLAGFVWQLVIILLIFGASRNIFNLSINAQSLEVQKLYPQSIITRFHAVWSIAVFSGAGLGYVMVSRHIAPSHHLLGVSILMMGLTACFYPLSIHNEPVPVKKKFFSMPEKNLIKFAIICFVSMACENTMYDWSGIYFENILHASPNLTSAAFVFFATAVTLGRLFGDYGVMKFGTKRILLYSGILITLGFLTCFLLPFVYPTIFGYVLIGVGVSCVVPLVFGIAGRSSKLSSGSALTSISTIGYLGFLLVPPMVGFISEYLSMKWAFLVMALLGILMIFMVNKIGENE; encoded by the coding sequence ATGATTTTACCTTTCTTAAAAAAAATACAAAACACGCCCAGAGGATTTAGAATAGCTAATACTGTATTTTTTTTCCTTTCCGGATTTGGATATTCTTCCTGGGTTTCCAGAATTCCGCATATAAAAGCACAGTTAAATTTATCCGAAGCTGAATTTGGAACTGTTTTATTTGCTTTTCCAATTGGTTTAATGCTAACAATGCCTTTTACAGGAAGATTATTAAATAAATACAGCAGCCGTTATGTCATGTTGTTAGGAGCAGTGATGTTTAATATTGTTCTTGCTTTACCCGGTTTGGCTGGTTTTGTGTGGCAGTTGGTGATTATACTTTTAATTTTTGGAGCTTCCCGTAATATTTTTAATTTATCTATTAATGCACAATCGCTCGAGGTTCAAAAATTATATCCGCAATCGATTATAACCCGTTTTCATGCCGTTTGGAGTATTGCGGTTTTTTCGGGAGCAGGTTTGGGTTATGTAATGGTATCCAGACATATTGCGCCATCGCATCACTTATTAGGTGTAAGTATTTTGATGATGGGACTTACGGCTTGTTTTTATCCGCTAAGTATTCATAATGAGCCTGTACCGGTTAAAAAGAAATTCTTTTCGATGCCGGAAAAAAACCTGATCAAATTTGCTATAATATGCTTTGTCTCTATGGCTTGCGAAAATACAATGTATGATTGGAGTGGAATTTATTTTGAAAATATACTGCATGCTTCTCCAAACCTAACGAGTGCTGCATTTGTGTTTTTTGCCACAGCGGTAACTCTAGGACGTTTGTTTGGAGATTATGGTGTAATGAAATTTGGTACCAAACGAATCCTGCTTTATAGCGGTATTTTGATCACTTTAGGTTTTTTAACTTGCTTTCTGTTGCCTTTTGTTTATCCAACAATTTTCGGTTATGTATTAATAGGAGTTGGGGTTTCCTGCGTAGTTCCGTTAGTATTTGGTATTGCAGGAAGATCATCAAAATTAAGCAGCGGTTCTGCTTTAACCTCTATATCTACAATTGGTTATCTTGGGTTTTTATTGGTGCCGCCAATGGTGGGGTTTATCTCTGAATACTTAAGTATGAAATGGGCGTTTTTAGTAATGGCACTTTTGGGGATATTGATGATTTTTATGGTGAATAAGATTGGAGAGAATGAGTAA
- a CDS encoding DUF6265 family protein — protein MFQKITLLMLLLAVVSCQKKESVEKDKIKIADWLIGNWENKSPDGTLTENWTKLNDSTFSGSSYFIKGKDTLHFESIVLAQKGESLTYFATVKGQNDDKSVAFPSTAESDKQLVFENPKHDYPQKITYTKGADNTITAEATGKLQGKLTTERFIMMKK, from the coding sequence ATGTTTCAGAAAATTACTCTTTTAATGCTTTTATTAGCCGTTGTTTCTTGCCAGAAAAAAGAATCTGTAGAAAAGGATAAAATCAAAATAGCAGATTGGCTTATCGGAAACTGGGAAAATAAATCTCCTGATGGTACTTTAACCGAAAACTGGACCAAACTTAACGACAGTACTTTTAGTGGATCATCTTATTTTATTAAAGGAAAAGATACTTTACATTTCGAAAGTATTGTCTTAGCTCAAAAAGGAGAATCTTTAACTTATTTTGCAACTGTAAAAGGTCAAAATGATGATAAATCTGTTGCGTTCCCATCAACTGCGGAATCTGATAAACAATTGGTTTTCGAAAATCCAAAACACGATTATCCTCAAAAAATCACTTATACAAAAGGTGCTGATAATACTATCACTGCTGAAGCTACTGGAAAATTACAAGGAAAATTGACTACGGAGCGTTTTATTATGATGAAGAAATAA
- a CDS encoding DNA topoisomerase 3, whose protein sequence is MKVCIAEKPSVAREIASVLGANTKHDGYFEGNGYAVTYTFGHLCTLKEPNDYKPHWKSWDLNNLPMLPEKFETKVVENSGIQKQFKIVKSLFDKAELVINCGDAGQEGELIQRWVMNEANYKGEVQRLWISSLTTEAIKEGFENLKPSENYDNLFYAGFSRAIGDWLLGMNATRLYTVKHGGYKQVLSIGRVQTPTLAMVVDRWKEIENFKPQPYWELQTLYRETLFSYEEGRFLKKEDGELLANKVKESEFEIVSVDKKNGNEYAPKLFDLTGLQVYCNTKFGFSADETLKIVQTLYEQKVVTYPRVDTTFLPNDIYPKVPGILQKLSKYAELTQPLLGKKIKKSPKVFNDKKVTDHHAIIPTGIESNLQFNQQQVYDIITRRFIAVFYDDCLVANTTVIGKAAEVMFKTTGKVILKKGFRVVFEDPNAKEKEADLLPNFVVGEKGPHEPSFLEKETKPPNQFTEATLLRAMETAGKQVDDEDLRELMKENGIGRPSTRANIIETLFKRQYIVRNKKQVLPTPTGIQLIDTIKNELIKSAELTGSWEKQLKDIEKGTYTAGAFIKNMKRMVEALVTEVRSETRHANISHATATQKEIVKVEKKKAAGILAETCPKCQKATLIKGKSAYGCGNYKAGCDFLLPNVFAEKKISENQYLRLVQKGSTVNIKGFKTDEGTVEGLIRFEENYKLKLEVKKTAPKAKPAATADSDALTCPKCKKGTIMKGKTAYGCGDYKLGCDFKVTFDDVRAKLKDQKPTKELVYAILGESV, encoded by the coding sequence ATGAAGGTATGTATTGCTGAAAAACCAAGTGTAGCACGTGAAATCGCATCCGTTTTGGGAGCCAATACCAAGCACGATGGATATTTTGAAGGAAACGGTTATGCCGTGACTTACACTTTTGGGCATTTATGTACTTTAAAAGAACCCAACGATTATAAACCACACTGGAAAAGCTGGGATTTGAATAACTTACCCATGCTTCCGGAGAAATTCGAAACCAAAGTCGTTGAGAATTCAGGAATCCAAAAACAGTTTAAAATTGTAAAAAGCTTGTTCGACAAAGCCGAATTGGTCATCAATTGCGGGGATGCCGGGCAGGAAGGAGAACTGATTCAGCGTTGGGTTATGAACGAAGCCAATTACAAAGGCGAAGTACAACGTTTATGGATTTCGTCCTTAACAACCGAAGCGATAAAAGAAGGTTTCGAAAACTTAAAACCTTCTGAAAACTACGATAATTTATTCTACGCAGGATTCTCCAGAGCCATTGGCGACTGGTTATTGGGTATGAATGCCACACGTTTATATACCGTAAAACATGGCGGATACAAACAGGTATTGTCTATTGGCCGCGTGCAAACGCCAACATTGGCAATGGTTGTGGATCGTTGGAAAGAAATCGAAAACTTTAAACCTCAACCCTATTGGGAATTACAGACTTTATACAGAGAAACTCTTTTTAGCTATGAAGAAGGCCGTTTCCTGAAAAAGGAAGATGGAGAACTTTTGGCGAATAAAGTCAAAGAAAGTGAATTCGAAATTGTTTCGGTCGATAAAAAGAACGGAAACGAATATGCACCAAAACTATTTGACTTAACAGGTTTACAGGTGTATTGTAATACCAAATTTGGATTTTCGGCAGATGAAACGCTTAAAATTGTACAGACTTTGTACGAGCAAAAAGTAGTGACGTATCCCAGAGTTGACACCACCTTTTTACCCAATGATATATACCCAAAAGTACCGGGAATCCTGCAAAAATTATCCAAATACGCCGAATTAACGCAACCGCTTTTAGGAAAAAAAATAAAAAAATCGCCTAAGGTTTTCAACGATAAAAAAGTTACGGATCACCACGCGATTATTCCAACCGGAATAGAAAGCAATTTGCAATTCAATCAGCAGCAAGTTTACGATATTATTACAAGACGTTTTATTGCTGTTTTTTATGATGATTGTCTGGTTGCCAACACCACAGTAATTGGAAAAGCTGCCGAAGTTATGTTTAAGACCACCGGAAAAGTGATCTTAAAAAAAGGGTTTCGTGTTGTTTTTGAAGATCCAAATGCAAAAGAAAAAGAAGCTGATTTATTACCCAATTTTGTTGTCGGCGAAAAAGGTCCGCACGAACCATCGTTTTTAGAAAAAGAAACCAAACCACCCAATCAGTTTACAGAGGCAACTTTACTACGTGCGATGGAAACCGCAGGAAAACAAGTCGATGACGAAGATTTACGAGAACTGATGAAAGAAAACGGTATTGGCCGTCCGTCTACGCGTGCGAATATTATCGAAACACTCTTTAAACGTCAGTATATTGTTCGAAATAAAAAACAGGTTTTACCAACTCCTACCGGGATTCAGCTTATAGATACGATTAAGAATGAATTGATCAAATCGGCTGAACTTACAGGTTCCTGGGAGAAACAACTGAAAGATATCGAAAAAGGAACTTATACCGCCGGAGCATTCATAAAAAACATGAAGCGAATGGTCGAGGCTTTGGTTACCGAAGTTCGAAGTGAAACCCGACACGCCAATATTTCGCATGCAACTGCAACTCAAAAAGAAATCGTGAAAGTCGAGAAAAAGAAAGCCGCAGGAATTTTGGCAGAAACGTGTCCGAAATGCCAGAAAGCCACTTTAATAAAAGGAAAATCAGCTTACGGATGTGGAAATTATAAAGCTGGTTGCGATTTTCTATTGCCAAATGTTTTTGCAGAGAAAAAAATATCCGAAAATCAATATCTAAGATTGGTTCAGAAAGGATCAACTGTAAACATAAAAGGTTTTAAAACCGATGAAGGAACGGTTGAAGGTTTGATACGTTTTGAAGAAAATTACAAACTCAAATTAGAAGTCAAAAAAACAGCTCCAAAAGCAAAACCAGCAGCAACAGCTGATTCTGATGCCTTGACTTGCCCAAAATGCAAAAAAGGAACGATCATGAAAGGAAAAACCGCTTATGGTTGTGGCGATTATAAATTGGGTTGTGATTTTAAAGTGACTTTTGATGATGTCAGAGCGAAACTAAAAGATCAAAAACCGACTAAAGAACTGGTTTATGCTATTTTAGGCGAAAGTGTTTAA
- a CDS encoding acyltransferase family protein, with protein MPQTETLKPKQHFEILDGLRGIAAVAIVIFHFMEIVHPPNENFIAHGFLAVDFFFCLSGFVIAYAYHDRIGKMKLTDFFKLRLIRLHPLVVFGSVLGLLAFLFDPFGGHPETYETGKLILIFFASVFLIPFPVMADRYFNIFGLNAPGWSLFWEYVANILYALFLYKLSRRLLFLLTILAAAGICFVSQRAGGSLMGGWSGETFWDGFGRISYSFLAGMLIYRSNWIIKSKLGFIGLSVLLLLAFVLPFSDFNWLTEPLVVVLYFPLLIVLGAGATLAPGFKKLCIFFGKISYPLYMTHYTAMWIFANYYTKYKPETPQLTFIIIAGTIFLVGIAYLTMVFYDIPIRKYLTDRRKKD; from the coding sequence GCTGTGGCGATTGTCATTTTTCATTTTATGGAAATTGTTCATCCGCCAAACGAGAATTTTATTGCGCATGGTTTTCTTGCGGTCGACTTTTTCTTCTGTCTTTCCGGATTTGTTATTGCCTACGCCTATCATGACCGGATTGGTAAAATGAAACTGACTGACTTTTTTAAATTAAGATTAATCAGATTACATCCTTTGGTTGTTTTTGGTTCTGTATTGGGTTTATTGGCTTTTCTTTTTGATCCGTTTGGCGGTCATCCTGAAACCTACGAAACCGGCAAACTAATTCTGATTTTTTTTGCTTCAGTTTTCCTGATTCCTTTTCCGGTTATGGCAGATCGTTATTTCAATATATTTGGTTTAAATGCGCCAGGCTGGTCTTTGTTTTGGGAATATGTGGCTAATATTTTGTATGCACTTTTCCTTTATAAACTAAGTCGTCGTTTACTGTTTTTACTAACCATTTTAGCCGCTGCAGGAATTTGTTTCGTCAGTCAGCGTGCGGGAGGTTCGCTAATGGGCGGATGGAGCGGAGAAACTTTTTGGGATGGTTTTGGTCGTATTTCGTATTCGTTTTTAGCCGGAATGCTCATTTACCGTTCGAATTGGATTATTAAATCGAAATTAGGATTTATTGGTTTATCGGTATTATTGCTTTTAGCTTTCGTATTGCCTTTTTCAGATTTCAATTGGCTCACAGAACCTTTGGTGGTTGTATTGTATTTCCCGTTATTGATCGTATTGGGCGCCGGAGCTACTTTGGCACCAGGATTCAAAAAACTGTGCATCTTCTTCGGAAAAATATCTTATCCCCTGTACATGACGCATTACACAGCCATGTGGATATTCGCCAATTATTACACGAAATACAAACCCGAAACGCCTCAATTGACTTTTATTATTATTGCAGGAACAATTTTTCTGGTGGGTATCGCTTATTTAACAATGGTTTTTTATGATATTCCAATTCGAAAATATCTTACGGATAGAAGAAAGAAAGATTAA